A stretch of DNA from Lotus japonicus ecotype B-129 chromosome 4, LjGifu_v1.2:
ATTAGTTTTCTGCATTAGAGAGGTCAATGGACATACACATGGAAGATGATGTTAGTTAATATACAGATACTGTAGTTTTGGTCCAATTTTATATTAAAGAATGGTAGATGTAAAGATGATGTAAACTTTAAGTATGAACTAATTGGAATCTCATGCTTCATTTGGTGAACATCTTTTGCAGATTATTGGAACTGCTTGTGTGTTCATTGCTAGTAAGGGTGCCTGTAGCCTACGGAATGTTATTGTTGTTTCCTATTGTCTCAATTACACTCACAATCGAGAAGAAGCTATGAAGCGCATAAACGAGAGTCAGGTGTTCCTGCAGCTATACATCCTAATTCTCTTGAATTTTTCTGAAACTATATTGCTGCTAGGTTCTAATAAGTGCTGAAGCATGAAATAACTAGCTGCTTTGTATAAGGTTTTCAGTTACTGATGGTGCTTTCACCTATTTTACTCCATTAAATGCATATTTGGAAACTCTTTTATAATTGATTTGGAAAACAGAATCAATTATCTGGAGATAGAGAAgttgattcaaacatgctataactttctctatgtctctTTATATTTTAGTGCTTTATCTTTTTCGTTTACTTAAAATTTGTTCAATATTCATATATGATGCAGGAAATATATAACTCACGGAAAGAGTTCATCATTCTTGCAGAGAAGCTTGTACTTGCTACTttaaattttacttttgaaattcTACATCCCCATAACTTCCTTAATGCCTACGTGGCGACCTTAGCGATTGAGCCTCTCGAAAGGAGCAAAATTGTTCAATTTGCCTGGGACTTGGCCAATGATGGGTATGAATATAATGATTATGTTTGAATCAAATTTGACTTTGTTGATTTCATTTTACTAATATGTTTTTGTGGCTTTTAGGAATTTGACAACGATTAGCTTGCAATTCTCGCCGCAACAAATTGCAGGAGTTTGCATTTTCCTTGCTGTCAAGTTCCTAAAACTGAAGCTTCAGGATAGTAGTGAGAGGTATTGGCGGAATACGCTTGGAATCACCCAACAACAATTGGAAGGTTGGTGTCCTATGTCGTTTCTTAAATTGATTTGTATACATATAATTTGTTTCTTGACTTGGTGTGATAAAATCTGTCACATGTGTTTCCTGGTTTTTCAAAAACAATTGCAAGTATTTCCTTGTTTCTCAATTTTCATGTTCATGATGTTACTCTTTATTAAGCTAATTAGCCAATGGAAAAACTGGTCAACCTGCCAGGAGTTTAATATCTGGGATGGTTACCGTTTTCTGAACCAAATTAGAGAAAGCAAAGCCAGTTTATGCCATAAGTAGCATGATGCTAGTAACCAATTGCTGTGTTTCACGCTTTTTATGTGATTGGTTCGGGACATTATTCCATCTGAATCCTTGTATTTTCTGCAGTGATTAGCCACCAGTTATTCAGAATCTATGTGGTCTTTAGAAAACGAAGAAACCTGGAAGGAAATGCAGGTGATGGAGGGGGAGCAAAATCTGATGCAGAGGCTCCTGCTACGAATGAGGCGCAAGCACGTGAACCGAATCCATCATCTAAAGGAAAAGAAGTGGTAGGAAGTGCAAGTGGTGCTGGAGATGGAGATGGAACAAGTACTGCTAGAGATGGAGATTTAGCAAGTGCTGCTGCAGAGACTCTGGTCTTGCTACTACAGCAGGAGCGAGCAGTACAGCGGGCGCAAGCAGTACAGCGGGTGCAAGCAGACGAGCCTAATCCATCGTCGTCTAAACGAGAAGAACAGGTGGAAGGAAGTTCAACACCAGCTGCTGCAAATGCTCTGGTCCGTCCTCCTAGGTGTAACCCCTAAGCACTCATCATCTTCAGAAGAATGAGACACTACATTGGGCGACATGGATCACTTCACTGCATAAATAGTCATAAGCATGAATACATTGGTACCCGGATTTAAGGAACAGAAAGCCAAACATATTATGAGTTTTATGTGCCTCGTAGCGCAAGTTTTATACTATAGTTTGCTGCAGTAAAAAACCATTAGTATGATGCTGCAATGTATAGCTTAAGATTGAAATTGTCTTGTAAATGTTGACCTCAGAATTCTAGTTCTTTTTTTTACTTAGATACTGATAATAAACTTGGGAAAGATTCCACTTGCTGTAAAAAAACAAGTTGCATTCTTTTGATAGGTTGCTGTCACAAGAGGTTACTCCCTTTGTCAGTGTTGAAGGGTTGGTTAGTTTTGTTTCAGAAGCCTTTTAAATATGCCCAAAGACCCACCTTCTGGTTGTGTGTTTTAGGAAGAATCAATTGATAAAAGTAAAAACAAGCATGATTGATAAGTAAAATAGTTCTTTTTATGAAATTCTAGTTTAGTTCAGATAATATTAACAGCATGTTTAGAAGCCCCAACTTGTTTTCACATTGATCCATAACTGATTTTGATTGAAACTGTAAGTTTTGACATAGTACTTTCTTGGATTGAAAAATCCATTTTGACTGAACTCAAAGCAAAtctaaacatgcaataaatTGACATAAGTTGGATACATCATAACCTGTCACTCAAACTGGCCAATACAGAAGCAGgatgaacaaaagaaaaaaaaataca
This window harbors:
- the LOC130715495 gene encoding cyclin-T1-4-like — its product is MMQEIYNSRKEFIILAEKLVLATLNFTFEILHPHNFLNAYVATLAIEPLERSKIVQFAWDLANDGNLTTISLQFSPQQIAGVCIFLAVKFLKLKLQDSSERYWRNTLGITQQQLEVISHQLFRIYVVFRKRRNLEGNAGDGGGAKSDAEAPATNEAQAREPNPSSKGKEVVGSASGAGDGDGTSTARDGDLASAAAETLVLLLQQERAVQRAQAVQRVQADEPNPSSSKREEQVEGSSTPAAANALVRPPRCNP